In Methanosarcina barkeri MS, a single window of DNA contains:
- a CDS encoding methyltransferase cognate corrinoid protein, with protein sequence MTNTEIFDKLRDAIVNQDVAGTPELCKEALALGIPALDIITKGLSVGMKIVGDKFEAAEIFLPQIMMSGKAMSNAMEVLTPELEKNKKEGDEAGLAITFVAEGDIHDIGHRLVTTMLGANGFQIFDLGVDVLNETVVEEAAKHKGEKVLLVGSALMTTSMLGQKDLMDRLKEEKLRDSVKCMFGGAPVSDKWIEEIGADATAENAAEAAKVALEVMK encoded by the coding sequence ATGACAAATACTGAAATCTTTGATAAGTTACGCGACGCAATAGTAAATCAAGACGTTGCAGGTACTCCAGAGCTATGCAAGGAGGCTCTGGCTTTAGGAATTCCGGCACTTGACATTATTACAAAGGGTCTTTCCGTTGGAATGAAAATTGTCGGTGACAAATTCGAAGCTGCCGAGATTTTTTTGCCTCAAATTATGATGTCTGGAAAAGCAATGAGCAATGCAATGGAAGTCCTTACCCCTGAACTTGAAAAGAACAAGAAAGAGGGAGACGAAGCAGGACTTGCCATCACCTTTGTTGCAGAAGGGGATATTCACGACATTGGACACAGGCTTGTTACCACTATGCTCGGAGCAAATGGGTTCCAAATCTTTGACCTGGGAGTTGATGTGCTTAATGAAACCGTTGTCGAAGAGGCTGCAAAGCACAAGGGAGAAAAAGTCCTCTTAGTAGGTTCTGCCCTTATGACCACCTCCATGCTCGGCCAGAAAGACCTCATGGACAGGCTCAAAGAAGAAAAACTCAGGGACAGTGTAAAGTGCATGTTTGGAGGAGCTCCTGTATCTGATAAATGGATCGAAGAAATCGGAGCTGATGCAACTGCAGAAAATGCTGCTGAGGCTGCAAAAGTTGCACTTGAGGTAATGAAATAA
- a CDS encoding restriction endonuclease subunit S gives MNPDVFFENFELLADAPNGVQKLRELILQLAVMGKLVPHDPNDEPASILVERIKTEKKKLNKKEKNNGSKQLHPVTKDDIHFEVPNNWETVRLGQVYDIEYGKSLSEKYRNSEGEFPVYGSNGIVGFHTEYLVDKPSLIIGRKGSAGAVNLSDKPFWPIDTTYFVTPKKGLDLFFSYYLFKTLDLGKFNKATAIPGLNRQDAYGLIIKIPPLAEQKRIVSKVEELMALCDKLEARRQKKQEIQSKLNSAALDRMLSAEKQDEFEQRWQHICENFDLLYDNPENVERLKQAILQLAVQGKLVTQNPEDEPASVLIEKINSDKKNLIKAGKIKGTKSLSPLEATDDVPTLPEKWEFVNLDSIILFMDAGWSPACRNHPTEDEDTWGVLKTTSVQPLMFLWTEHKQLPENLIPRPQYEVKVGDILITRAGPKNRVGICCLVKDTRSHLMISDKIIRFHLLDEFVFPEFITLCLNTGFSQNYIESQKSGMAESQMNISQNKLRMTPIPLPPLAEQKRIVEKVEQFMGLCDELESNLRKEQEDSEKLMEAVVKGLLEGEDTEKTELEKPIPLQVATIKLK, from the coding sequence ATGAACCCGGACGTTTTTTTCGAAAACTTTGAACTCCTTGCCGATGCGCCGAATGGAGTCCAGAAACTGAGAGAACTTATTTTGCAGCTCGCGGTTATGGGAAAACTTGTGCCACATGACCCGAATGATGAACCTGCTTCTATCTTAGTTGAAAGAATAAAAACTGAAAAAAAGAAGCTAAATAAAAAAGAAAAAAATAATGGATCTAAACAATTACATCCTGTCACTAAAGATGATATTCATTTTGAAGTTCCCAACAATTGGGAAACTGTAAGACTTGGGCAAGTATATGATATAGAATACGGTAAAAGTTTATCTGAAAAATATCGTAACAGTGAAGGAGAATTTCCTGTATATGGTTCAAACGGAATTGTTGGATTTCACACTGAATACCTTGTAGATAAGCCTTCTTTAATAATAGGACGTAAAGGATCAGCTGGGGCAGTTAATTTATCGGATAAACCTTTCTGGCCAATAGACACAACTTATTTTGTAACGCCAAAAAAAGGATTAGATCTCTTTTTTAGTTATTATTTATTTAAGACGCTCGATCTTGGAAAGTTTAACAAAGCTACAGCTATACCTGGACTCAATAGACAGGATGCCTATGGACTTATCATAAAAATTCCACCCCTAGCCGAACAAAAACGCATTGTCTCCAAAGTTGAAGAACTGATGGCTCTCTGCGACAAACTCGAAGCCCGCCGCCAGAAAAAACAAGAAATCCAAAGTAAGCTCAACAGCGCTGCCCTTGACAGGATGCTCAGCGCAGAAAAACAGGATGAATTTGAACAACGCTGGCAGCATATCTGCGAAAATTTTGATCTTCTCTATGACAACCCTGAAAATGTAGAAAGATTAAAGCAGGCAATTCTTCAGCTTGCGGTTCAGGGAAAATTAGTGACTCAAAATCCAGAGGATGAGCCGGCGAGTGTTTTGATTGAGAAAATAAATAGTGACAAGAAGAATCTGATTAAAGCTGGGAAAATTAAAGGAACTAAATCTTTATCACCATTAGAGGCGACAGATGATGTGCCTACCTTACCAGAAAAGTGGGAATTCGTAAACTTAGATAGCATAATTTTGTTTATGGATGCGGGATGGAGCCCAGCATGTAGAAATCATCCTACTGAAGATGAGGATACTTGGGGAGTTTTAAAAACTACTTCTGTACAGCCATTAATGTTCCTATGGACTGAACACAAACAGCTACCAGAAAATTTAATTCCTCGTCCTCAGTATGAAGTAAAAGTAGGAGATATTTTAATAACTCGCGCAGGACCTAAAAATCGGGTGGGCATTTGTTGTTTAGTAAAAGATACTCGATCTCATTTAATGATCTCTGACAAAATAATTCGTTTCCATTTGTTAGACGAATTTGTATTTCCAGAATTCATCACTCTTTGCTTAAATACTGGATTCTCACAAAACTATATAGAAAGCCAAAAATCTGGAATGGCTGAAAGTCAGATGAATATATCCCAAAACAAACTTAGGATGACTCCAATTCCTCTTCCACCCCTCGCCGAACAAAAACGTATCGTTGAAAAAGTTGAGCAGTTCATGGGTTTGTGTGATGAACTTGAATCAAACCTCCGAAAAGAACAGGAAGATAGCGAGAAACTTATGGAAGCGGTTGTTAAGGGTTTGTTAGAAGGAGAGGACACCGAAAAAACGGAATTGGAGAAACCTATCCCGCTACAGGTGGCGACTATTAAACTGAAATAA
- a CDS encoding HsdM family class I SAM-dependent methyltransferase, whose amino-acid sequence MSLDTTVKTIQDIMRKDAGVDGDAQRISQLGWMLFLKIFDAREEEYELEDENYVSPIPEELRWRNWAKDPEGITGDTLLDFVNEKLFKTLKNLSFSEDDDPRGFVIKDVFEDSYNYMKNGTLIRQVINKINEIDFTSSKDLHTFGSIYEKILKDLQSAGNAGEFYTPRAVTQFMVDMVDPRLGEKVLDPACGTGGFLTSTIEHIRKKYVKSVEDHRILQESISGVEKKQLPHLLCITNMLLHGIEVPSRIHHDNTLARPLRDYTPKERVDVIVTNPPFGGMEEDGIETNFPANFQTRETADLFLVLIAHILKDGGRCGIVLPDGTLFGEGVKTRIKEKLLQECNLHTIVRLPNGVFNPYTGIKTNLLFFTKGEPTKEIWYYEHPYPAGYKSYSKTKPMRIEEFAPEKAWWNNRKENEHAWKVKIEDVIASNYNLDIKNPNESEDDLGDPEELLKKYRALLSEIKETRNALKNELMTALAGKSA is encoded by the coding sequence ATGTCTCTGGATACTACAGTCAAAACGATTCAGGATATTATGCGGAAAGATGCAGGTGTTGACGGCGATGCTCAGCGCATAAGCCAGCTTGGCTGGATGCTGTTCCTGAAGATTTTCGATGCGAGGGAAGAAGAATACGAACTTGAGGACGAAAATTACGTCTCTCCGATTCCTGAAGAACTGCGCTGGAGGAACTGGGCGAAAGACCCTGAAGGCATAACCGGAGACACTTTGCTGGACTTTGTCAATGAAAAACTCTTCAAAACCCTGAAAAATCTCTCTTTTTCCGAAGATGACGATCCGAGAGGCTTTGTCATAAAAGACGTTTTTGAAGACTCGTACAACTACATGAAAAACGGAACCCTGATCCGCCAGGTCATAAACAAAATCAACGAGATCGATTTTACGAGTTCAAAAGACCTGCACACCTTCGGCTCGATATACGAGAAAATCCTCAAAGACCTGCAGAGCGCAGGCAACGCAGGCGAGTTCTATACTCCAAGAGCCGTTACCCAGTTTATGGTGGACATGGTTGACCCCAGGCTAGGCGAAAAAGTCCTTGACCCTGCCTGCGGAACAGGCGGTTTTCTAACGAGTACAATCGAGCACATCCGCAAGAAATACGTGAAATCCGTGGAAGACCACCGGATTTTGCAGGAATCCATTTCAGGCGTTGAGAAAAAGCAGCTTCCACATCTGCTCTGCATAACGAATATGCTTTTACACGGAATAGAAGTTCCTTCCCGCATCCATCACGACAATACCCTTGCTCGCCCTCTTCGCGATTACACCCCAAAAGAGCGCGTAGACGTGATAGTAACGAATCCTCCTTTTGGCGGCATGGAAGAAGATGGGATAGAGACAAATTTTCCCGCAAATTTCCAGACCCGCGAAACTGCTGACCTTTTCTTAGTCCTGATTGCCCATATTCTTAAAGACGGAGGCCGCTGCGGAATAGTCCTCCCTGACGGAACCCTCTTTGGGGAAGGCGTAAAGACTCGCATTAAAGAAAAACTCCTTCAGGAGTGCAACCTGCATACAATAGTCCGCCTTCCAAACGGCGTCTTCAACCCTTACACCGGCATAAAAACCAATCTCCTCTTTTTCACAAAAGGCGAACCCACAAAAGAAATCTGGTACTATGAACACCCTTACCCGGCCGGCTATAAGTCCTACTCCAAAACCAAACCCATGCGGATAGAAGAATTCGCCCCGGAAAAAGCCTGGTGGAATAACCGAAAAGAAAACGAACATGCCTGGAAAGTCAAAATCGAAGATGTAATCGCCAGCAACTATAACCTCGATATCAAAAACCCCAATGAATCTGAAGACGACCTCGGAGACCCTGAAGAACTTCTCAAAAAGTACCGGGCCCTCCTTTCCGAAATCAAAGAAACCCGAAACGCGCTGAAAAACGAACTCATGACCGCTCTGGCAGGGAAATCCGCATGA
- a CDS encoding DUF373 family protein: MQTLVICIDRDNDLGEKAKLETPIVGREANVQAAVALGIADPEDSDTNTIFGGIRILDELRANGADADIVSFAGDKNVGVISDQKIAEQLETFLNVNDVQRAVFVSDGAEDETLVPIVQSRMRIDSVKRIVIMQSQNLESTYYILKHVFSDPKISQTFFVPLGLAFLIYAIFLLADYPDGAVVGILAAVGLYMLYRGFGLDDLVALEKEKLWDAFLEQRMVFISYTASLLTLLVATVYGAMEVWKLYSADGVWYEGILTLVSVFINASVWWYAGAMLLADLGKIFDLRMENKPIYKNVAISLFVIATGLLFWGASTYILATASLSEGITNDASVALQYFVYSVAVAIIIALAGIKYSVSNMVSENEEKGRNKRRKKLA; this comes from the coding sequence ATGCAGACCTTAGTTATATGCATAGACAGGGATAACGATCTGGGCGAAAAAGCAAAACTCGAAACCCCAATAGTAGGACGGGAGGCAAATGTTCAGGCTGCCGTTGCACTTGGGATCGCAGACCCGGAGGATTCTGATACCAACACTATCTTCGGTGGAATCAGGATTCTTGATGAATTACGGGCAAACGGAGCCGATGCTGATATAGTTTCTTTTGCAGGAGACAAAAACGTTGGAGTGATCTCAGACCAGAAAATTGCCGAACAGCTTGAAACATTTCTCAATGTGAATGACGTGCAACGGGCGGTATTCGTTTCGGATGGGGCAGAAGACGAAACGCTTGTGCCTATTGTCCAATCCCGTATGAGAATTGACTCTGTAAAAAGAATTGTAATAATGCAGAGCCAGAATCTGGAAAGTACTTACTATATCCTGAAACATGTTTTTAGCGACCCGAAAATCTCCCAGACTTTTTTTGTACCTTTAGGGCTTGCTTTTCTCATTTATGCAATATTTTTGCTTGCAGATTATCCCGACGGTGCAGTTGTGGGAATTCTTGCAGCTGTAGGGCTTTACATGTTATACAGGGGTTTTGGACTGGACGATCTTGTTGCTCTTGAAAAAGAAAAGCTCTGGGACGCTTTTCTTGAACAGAGAATGGTTTTTATCAGCTATACGGCTTCCTTGCTTACACTCCTTGTAGCAACTGTGTACGGAGCTATGGAAGTATGGAAGCTTTACTCGGCAGATGGAGTATGGTATGAAGGGATCCTTACGCTTGTCTCGGTATTCATCAATGCTTCAGTCTGGTGGTATGCAGGAGCCATGTTGCTTGCCGACCTTGGAAAAATCTTCGATTTAAGGATGGAAAATAAGCCCATTTATAAAAATGTCGCGATTTCTTTATTTGTGATCGCAACAGGGCTGCTCTTCTGGGGTGCAAGTACATACATTTTAGCGACGGCTTCCCTTTCGGAAGGCATTACTAATGATGCATCCGTTGCCCTCCAGTACTTTGTATATTCGGTCGCAGTTGCGATTATTATTGCCCTTGCAGGCATAAAATACAGTGTATCAAACATGGTCTCCGAAAATGAAGAGAAAGGAAGAAATAAAAGAAGGAAAAAACTCGCCTGA
- a CDS encoding DUF169 domain-containing protein: MLGLEELGKKLTEAGRLKLRPLCVYGTDEISEGAIPSYKVARCVAKAIYTSALFEETPPIYIEARHEQCCAGGMAWMGLAEPHPKLKYFVTVGTPDFHGGAAEHLKATPELFDEQRERAGKILPHGKYTVIAPCTYNLAPETVRSFIVFAGSEQIRNLCGLAQFSSS, from the coding sequence ATGTTAGGCCTTGAAGAACTGGGAAAAAAGCTTACCGAAGCTGGCAGGTTGAAATTACGTCCATTATGTGTTTACGGTACGGATGAAATTTCTGAGGGTGCAATCCCATCATATAAAGTAGCTCGTTGTGTAGCAAAGGCGATTTACACTTCAGCTCTCTTTGAAGAGACGCCCCCAATATATATTGAGGCAAGACACGAACAGTGTTGCGCCGGTGGGATGGCTTGGATGGGACTTGCCGAACCGCATCCAAAACTTAAGTACTTCGTAACTGTGGGCACCCCAGACTTCCATGGAGGCGCTGCCGAGCATTTAAAGGCAACCCCTGAGTTATTCGATGAACAGAGAGAACGAGCAGGAAAAATCCTTCCACATGGCAAATATACGGTCATTGCTCCGTGTACTTACAACCTGGCACCTGAAACTGTCAGGTCTTTTATTGTCTTTGCAGGCAGCGAGCAGATCAGGAACCTCTGCGGGTTGGCACAGTTCAGCAGCTCTTAG
- a CDS encoding RDD family protein, with the protein MQPYSGISRRLIASIIDIFVIIFLFMFLELITETLDDPLFYILFFLTMWAYFVFQESSTLRSTVGKQAVNIIVTDLNGNRISFTQATKRFILKIFAVIPFFTGFLLILFTSKKQAFHDIVAKTVVFIQED; encoded by the coding sequence ATGCAACCATACTCTGGAATTTCTAGGAGGCTTATAGCCTCAATAATCGACATTTTCGTAATTATTTTCCTTTTTATGTTTTTAGAGCTAATCACAGAAACCCTGGATGACCCCCTTTTCTATATTCTGTTTTTTCTAACAATGTGGGCTTATTTTGTCTTTCAGGAGAGTTCGACCCTTAGGTCAACTGTGGGCAAGCAAGCTGTGAACATTATTGTTACCGACCTCAACGGAAACAGAATTTCCTTTACGCAGGCAACAAAGCGCTTTATTCTGAAAATTTTCGCTGTAATTCCCTTTTTTACAGGTTTTCTACTGATCCTTTTTACTTCAAAAAAGCAGGCCTTTCACGATATCGTTGCAAAGACCGTAGTGTTTATTCAAGAGGACTAA
- the mtnP gene encoding S-methyl-5'-thioadenosine phosphorylase: MEKIPENVEIAVLGGVGFNSYQEFESRLVSTPYGEVTVYLTTVRGKKVVVIPRHAGENHIPPHRINYRANIWAVYSIGAKRVISTNSVGSMRGHPVGSFVVLNDFIDFTRNRPSTFYDDKTVHVDVSEPYCPEIRIALRGALEKQGLPYTEGIYACTEGPRFETRAEIRMMNQFADVVGMTGVPEVSLAKELSLCYASLAIITNQACGMTTQKLTADEVTEVVGKAQDAIFEIVSDTIENIPETRNCRCRFAKDGACL; the protein is encoded by the coding sequence ATGGAAAAAATACCTGAAAACGTTGAAATTGCAGTGCTCGGTGGTGTCGGTTTTAACTCTTACCAGGAATTTGAAAGCCGGTTAGTAAGCACTCCATATGGAGAGGTTACAGTTTATCTTACTACTGTAAGAGGGAAAAAAGTTGTAGTAATCCCCAGGCATGCAGGAGAAAACCATATTCCTCCTCACAGGATTAATTACAGGGCCAACATCTGGGCTGTGTATTCTATCGGGGCAAAACGTGTAATCTCCACAAATTCCGTAGGGTCAATGCGAGGGCATCCGGTGGGTAGCTTTGTAGTACTTAATGATTTCATAGATTTTACCCGGAACCGGCCTTCCACCTTTTATGATGACAAAACCGTACACGTCGATGTATCTGAGCCCTACTGCCCTGAGATCAGGATAGCCCTTAGAGGCGCTCTGGAAAAACAGGGACTACCATATACCGAAGGAATTTATGCCTGCACGGAAGGCCCACGTTTTGAGACCAGGGCCGAAATCCGCATGATGAACCAATTTGCAGATGTTGTGGGTATGACCGGTGTACCTGAAGTGAGCCTTGCAAAAGAACTCAGCCTCTGTTATGCTTCTCTTGCCATTATCACAAATCAGGCTTGCGGAATGACCACACAGAAACTAACTGCTGACGAAGTTACCGAAGTTGTGGGAAAAGCTCAGGACGCAATCTTTGAGATTGTTTCAGATACAATAGAAAATATTCCCGAAACTCGGAACTGCAGGTGCAGATTTGCTAAGGACGGAGCCTGTTTGTGA
- a CDS encoding phytoene desaturase family protein yields MKRYDVIVVGAGISGLLAALTLSKHGKKVLVLEKRRNLGGNCNSYMVDGYQVDTGAHAITHLIEGPLKRLMDNYFDFLPVFEDYGHYYIRTENAFVKVPSNLKDFVTFDVLPRKDRLLLSQILTKAFTLSSFGIDLSNQSVYDFLPKNLSKDTYDFVDTISAFLSGRSMKETSAQRVLSGSSFVRDSITQEQFDAMIGRLEPKKSQSTESILASILPYHLHASLQARMTKVTQPFTSLERLATNNINYSQGYPRKGLKALLDAILYSLPETVEIKNECEVKSILVQDGKVSGVEADEIYSSDLVIYTGFATELPRLIKDLPEEYKANLGGIVHSKSLTIWLGLEKEFPNFNYTGSEIWFKDFAYWATPISNYDPSLAPKDKQLIGFSFVIDENKSEEHEIKKAYDTIFRAHPNIEKYIDMRHEQIMVPEKAAVTIDGKFADIRTPVRNLYVAGTDTDKRSMGITRAAYSIIELLKILNEDGNLH; encoded by the coding sequence ATGAAAAGATACGATGTAATTGTTGTTGGGGCAGGCATAAGTGGGCTTCTTGCAGCGCTTACGCTTTCAAAGCATGGAAAAAAAGTCCTTGTTCTTGAAAAAAGACGAAATCTAGGCGGGAACTGCAACAGCTACATGGTAGATGGCTATCAGGTAGATACAGGAGCACACGCAATTACCCATCTGATTGAAGGACCTCTAAAGAGATTAATGGATAACTATTTTGATTTTCTACCTGTGTTTGAAGACTATGGGCACTACTATATTCGGACTGAAAATGCTTTTGTCAAAGTTCCTTCCAATCTGAAAGATTTCGTGACTTTTGATGTGCTTCCAAGAAAGGACAGGTTATTGCTTTCCCAGATCCTTACAAAAGCCTTTACCCTTTCTTCATTCGGAATAGACCTTTCCAACCAGTCAGTATACGATTTTCTACCAAAAAATCTTTCAAAGGACACCTACGATTTTGTGGATACTATATCAGCTTTTCTCTCTGGCAGGTCAATGAAGGAAACCTCTGCCCAGCGTGTTCTGTCGGGAAGCAGTTTTGTAAGGGACAGCATCACCCAGGAACAGTTTGATGCAATGATCGGAAGACTGGAACCAAAAAAATCTCAATCTACAGAGTCGATCCTTGCCTCAATTCTTCCATATCACCTCCACGCTTCCCTTCAGGCCAGGATGACAAAGGTCACCCAGCCCTTTACTTCCCTTGAAAGGCTTGCAACAAATAATATAAATTATTCTCAGGGCTATCCCAGAAAGGGGTTAAAAGCTCTGCTAGATGCCATTCTTTACTCTCTTCCGGAAACCGTTGAAATCAAAAATGAATGTGAAGTTAAATCCATCCTTGTACAGGACGGAAAGGTTTCAGGCGTGGAAGCCGATGAAATCTATAGCTCTGACCTTGTTATCTACACAGGTTTTGCAACCGAGCTTCCCAGGCTTATAAAAGATCTCCCTGAGGAATATAAGGCAAATCTTGGAGGTATAGTTCACAGTAAAAGCCTGACCATCTGGCTTGGACTGGAAAAAGAGTTTCCCAATTTTAATTATACAGGCTCAGAGATCTGGTTCAAGGACTTCGCCTACTGGGCAACTCCTATAAGTAACTATGACCCCTCGCTTGCTCCAAAGGATAAACAGCTTATTGGATTTTCCTTTGTAATAGATGAAAATAAAAGCGAAGAACACGAGATAAAAAAGGCCTACGATACGATCTTCCGTGCCCATCCAAACATTGAAAAATATATTGATATGCGGCACGAACAGATAATGGTTCCGGAAAAAGCCGCGGTTACGATTGACGGGAAATTCGCAGATATTCGAACTCCTGTTCGAAACCTCTATGTGGCGGGCACGGATACTGACAAGCGCAGCATGGGAATTACCCGGGCTGCATATTCGATTATTGAGCTCCTGAAGATTCTTAATGAGGATGGGAATCTTCATTAA
- the hsdR gene encoding EcoAI/FtnUII family type I restriction enzme subunit R yields MEDIDKKELSERDICTKFITPAIKQANWKERQIREEVKLTNGRIIVKGSTTSRGKPKRADYVLSYKPNIPLAVVEAKKNTHTLGDGMQQALLYAEMLDVPFAFSSNGDAFLFHDRTGTFGKVEAEIPLESFPSPEFLWQKYCEWKGLDEGRQKIVTQNYFIDHRKSLRYYQRIAINRTVEAIAKGQNRILLVMATGTGKTLAAFQIIWRLWKAGVKKRILYLADRNILIKQTRINDFKHFGNAMTKIQNHEVEKSYEIYLSLYQAVSGTEEDKNIYKQFSPEFFDLVIIDECHRGSAAEDSVWREILEYFSSATQIGLTATPKETKDVSNIHYFGEPIYTYSLKQGIEDGFLAPYRVIRIDLDKDLAGWRPEKNQVDRYGTPIEDRIYNQKDFDRNLVLEKRTELVAKKVTEFLKANDRFDKTIVFCENIDHAERMREAIVNENPDLTGENRKYVMRITGDNPEGKAELDNFIDPESRYPVIATTSKLMSTGVDAQTCKLIVLDKRIESMTEFKQIIGRGTRINEDYGKFYFTIMDFKKATELFADPDFDGEPVEIYDFEGENGSGKSRDMDEENNREKYFVNDVDVDVVIERTQYYGPDGKLITESLKDYTRKTLLKDFESLDSFLKYWNEAEKKQEIISELEERGVLFDALAEEVGKDLDPFDLICHVAFDRPPMSRKERADRVKKSDYFSKYGENAQEVLDALLDKYADDGIEDLESLNVLKVQPFDRMGTPLEIIKRFEGKNNYLEAVKGLENQIYTL; encoded by the coding sequence ATGGAAGATATAGACAAAAAGGAACTGAGTGAACGAGACATCTGTACGAAATTTATCACGCCTGCAATAAAACAGGCTAACTGGAAAGAACGCCAAATCAGGGAAGAGGTGAAACTTACAAACGGTAGGATTATTGTAAAAGGCTCGACCACAAGCAGGGGAAAGCCAAAGAGAGCCGACTACGTTCTTTCCTATAAGCCAAACATTCCTCTTGCGGTAGTTGAGGCTAAAAAGAATACACATACACTGGGAGATGGAATGCAGCAGGCACTTCTATATGCTGAGATGCTGGACGTTCCTTTTGCGTTCAGCTCTAATGGGGACGCCTTTTTGTTTCACGACCGGACAGGCACTTTCGGAAAGGTTGAGGCGGAAATTCCGCTGGAAAGTTTTCCGTCTCCTGAGTTTCTCTGGCAGAAGTATTGTGAATGGAAGGGGCTTGATGAAGGCAGGCAGAAAATTGTAACTCAGAATTATTTTATTGACCATCGGAAATCACTACGATATTACCAGCGCATAGCAATTAACCGCACAGTAGAAGCAATCGCGAAAGGTCAGAACCGCATCCTGCTTGTTATGGCAACAGGTACTGGAAAAACACTTGCAGCTTTTCAGATTATCTGGCGTCTCTGGAAAGCAGGGGTAAAGAAAAGAATTCTTTATCTGGCAGACCGGAATATCCTCATTAAACAGACACGGATTAACGATTTCAAGCATTTTGGAAACGCCATGACAAAAATTCAGAATCATGAGGTTGAGAAGTCATACGAGATTTATCTCTCTCTTTATCAGGCGGTTTCCGGAACAGAAGAAGATAAAAATATCTACAAGCAGTTCTCTCCGGAATTTTTTGACCTTGTAATTATTGACGAGTGCCACAGGGGAAGTGCAGCTGAAGATTCTGTATGGAGAGAAATCCTTGAATATTTCTCCTCGGCAACGCAAATAGGGCTGACCGCAACCCCGAAGGAAACTAAAGATGTTTCAAATATCCATTATTTCGGAGAACCGATCTATACCTATTCCCTGAAACAGGGGATTGAAGATGGATTCCTTGCGCCTTACAGGGTTATCCGCATTGACCTCGACAAAGACCTTGCAGGCTGGAGGCCGGAAAAGAATCAGGTCGACAGGTATGGCACTCCTATAGAAGACAGGATCTACAACCAGAAAGATTTTGATCGGAACCTTGTGCTTGAGAAAAGGACTGAACTGGTCGCAAAAAAAGTTACGGAATTTTTGAAAGCTAACGACCGTTTTGACAAAACTATCGTTTTTTGTGAGAATATAGATCATGCAGAGCGCATGAGAGAAGCTATTGTTAATGAAAACCCGGACCTTACAGGTGAAAATCGAAAATATGTTATGAGAATTACAGGAGATAACCCCGAAGGAAAAGCCGAACTTGACAATTTTATTGATCCTGAAAGCCGCTACCCTGTAATTGCCACCACTTCAAAATTAATGAGTACAGGAGTGGATGCTCAGACCTGCAAGCTGATAGTGCTTGATAAACGCATAGAGTCAATGACCGAATTCAAGCAGATAATAGGCAGGGGTACAAGGATAAATGAGGATTACGGAAAATTCTATTTTACAATAATGGACTTCAAGAAAGCAACAGAGCTGTTTGCTGATCCTGATTTTGATGGCGAGCCAGTGGAGATTTACGATTTTGAAGGCGAGAATGGGTCTGGGAAGTCCAGAGACATGGACGAAGAAAATAATAGGGAAAAGTATTTTGTGAATGATGTGGATGTTGACGTGGTCATAGAACGCACACAGTACTATGGTCCTGATGGAAAATTGATTACTGAGTCCTTGAAAGATTATACTCGAAAGACTCTGCTCAAGGATTTTGAGTCCCTTGACTCTTTTTTGAAGTACTGGAACGAAGCCGAAAAAAAGCAGGAGATTATCTCAGAACTTGAAGAAAGAGGAGTTTTGTTCGATGCGCTTGCAGAAGAGGTCGGAAAGGACCTTGACCCCTTTGACCTGATTTGCCATGTTGCTTTTGACCGTCCGCCGATGAGCAGGAAGGAAAGGGCTGATAGAGTCAAAAAGAGTGATTATTTTAGTAAATACGGGGAAAATGCACAGGAAGTCCTTGACGCGCTTCTGGATAAGTATGCGGATGATGGGATTGAAGATCTTGAAAGCCTGAACGTGCTCAAAGTCCAGCCATTTGACAGGATGGGAACCCCACTGGAAATTATAAAACGATTTGAGGGCAAGAATAACTATCTTGAGGCAGTCAAAGGGCTTGAAAACCAGATTTATACGTTGTGA